The sequence below is a genomic window from Cucumis melo cultivar AY chromosome 5, USDA_Cmelo_AY_1.0, whole genome shotgun sequence.
caaacgatcgtttgaaaacaactaaacgatcagttaaacaaaactaaacgatcggtcaaacaaaactaaacgatcgtttaaaacaaccaatcgatcgtttgaaattaactaaacgattgattataaacaactaaacgatcgtttacaaaaactaaacgatcttttaaaacaacgaaacacacccgcgaattgtttacaaccgcgattcaacatttcaaaaaaagtacacgaatttacaatattgcccctttggtaaaaacaaccgaTATATACGTTCAGCCTTCTTCGTTCGTTTTTCGTCACAacgcaatacacaaccgcactgatcactcaccttcgttttctctcagtccattgttctctcagaccatttttgtctcagtccatatttttcgtcaacgtcaaaaggtattttcccgaacttttcctactataacgttacacttttcctttctttatatttcaaacgtttcgacttgtgtcttgaaaaactatcattgtgttcttaaattattattgtgaagcgtttagggtttcggattcgacttctgtcttcaatatagttctccagattgttaaatttattactttccGATTAACTATCATTTCAGGATGGttgtacctagcgacaagtattttcctgccactgtgtcatgtcaagtgcacaagatcggcaatcttattaaggataaactgaccaaggaccaactgcaaatgttcgaaaaaacaatttttggtccattgctaaatgtgaacatggtcttcaacggccagttgatccatcatttcttgctgaggcagatacctgaagacggtaacgcagatggaatctgtttctcagttttggggaagaacgtccgttttacccaaaaggaattcaacatcataactggattgtggccaacaaacaatccattggagaaagattgcgatagcaagcgcctacaaagtcttctattcggatcagaaaataagaaactaataacatgcttggaaattgaggaaattttcaagaattttgagtttacaaatgatgacgatgctgtgaaggtcgccttggccgtctttatagaaactgtgatggtcgggaaggataagaaaacacagtttgacatggatattatgggaagagttgatgatgaagaagcatttaaaagctttgattggtcaactttcttctacactcgtctgctcaacagtttaaagacaagtctccaaggaaaaaaagaagcatacgagctgaagaagacacgaagttccaaagcagtgtcatactacaacatcaaaggctacgtgcttgcttttcaggtgatttttatttgttcatacactttaagtaaacgccaattgaacatcaaagtttaacatatttgtttaaatgttgtaggtgtgggcttatgaagtactctcaactgcaaatgagcacctggccacaagaaacagtaagggattaatccctaggatattgagatggaattgtacgcaagctccatcttacaaaatgctgcatAAGAACATAtacgacaacaaaaatgtaagtaaaacttgtcagtgatcgtttaatacaattacacgatcgtttaatacaattacattgcagactgttgttcaacctaaactgaagatgtcaacccaagagaaggctttcatAGAGAGttgaattcgaggggatgataacatgcaaatggaggacgatgaatccattggagcaatgaacaacaaatcattggagcaatcagactcatctccacaaagagaacaattgtcaccccaaagagaacaaagtcaaacagtggctgacgagtctgaaatgcatccaatcaccaagaagaaacatttcagatcaaagaagtccaatgacaaagaagaacaaagtcattcaaaatcctacaagaaactgaagaaggaaataaaagaagttcgtaaggatttatccacactgacttttatagtctgtaggatggatgacacaatcacaaagcagtcattggagctgtatgaaatgaagcagatacTGGAGAaattggtccaggtaaaatttgttttcataatacattagttacacgatcgtataactttgatagacgatcgtttatcaaagttactcgatcgtttaactttgatagacgatcgtttatcaaagttacgcgatcgtttacttttatatacacgatggtttaacaatacattatttttttaattttatgttcgtttttatttgtttattagaatcaaattgaaaatcaagggaatgatcatactgatcagaatgacaatgagtatgttgttcaagaacaacatactgaacaacaacctactgaagaacaacatactgaacatcaagaggaaacccaaaggttaacatttcattcattgtttactagtttataaatacctaacaattgtattttttttcttattctcatgttttttctcattttatttagggaacatcaacaggaatgtggtagtgatataagcatagatggtagggatgcagacttgctaatgactataagagatatatcagatagtctaagtcatcaaattcagaaagaaacagacctgccacaaatgattactacccttccatttatgagccaacctcttgcactttgtgaattggctccattggatcaaactgtacaaattgtaaatgaagaatctcaactggtatgtatacacaataaatttgtagtcgtttgaattaatagtttgttacttgtttaatacgattacattgcaggaaacaacaaaaaaacaagttgagattcaaaaaaatgatgaagcagttactttggttgaaaaagaaccagtaactgtgcctgataaagatgaacaagaaaaaccaataaagagaagaaagttatgtaaaatagcaaataaaaaggtgcaagatgaagatgaacaaggtaatccacccacaacatctgctcAGATCATAATAGAATCTACaacacctgtcccagatgtggaaatcagagaagtagatacatataatccgatgtggaaagtggatccaaaattatggaaggaatacttacaatggaaaagatcaagaaaaacaacacatgaacaaaggaaagtagtctccacaaccagaaagaaagactttttcagacagcttgaagaaaaacatgggtacatggagacgtaagtactcttttcaaacgatcgcttatattaactaaacgatcgcttctattaattaaacgatcgttaagttaatattacacgatcgcttactaagtaaacgatcacatgtacatttcttaagcgatcgcttatgctctcctttcattcactaaacgatcgtttattttttctttgtagacattggatttgctattatcccacttgcagaataaaatgttgcatctcaagcaccTTTGCAAGCGctcttttagaatattacattcctcgtttctagtaagttgttattctttaattttttttttgtatagaagttaaactacatcattatattctgactaaaatttttgacttgttcttgaagcttggaatcaataaaccagactgcattgtttggaaccatattttcgatactcatctggtgacaccagataatacgaaagctgaatggacagacccaacagcacacctaactatatggatagaaaaagatgtggaatactatttcaacactgctGTTGGTGATTAAAACCAcataccagggtggggagatgtcaactacgtgattacctgcatcaacataaaagaacactggttggctattgcagctgatatgagaaaatgcaggatctacgtgttcgactcaatgccaaattatgttgagcagaaacttgttgatgaagctcttcaaatgcctgcacgatgcatcctctcactcgcgattgcaattggagtcaacctccattcagatcatttcacatatggcccttggccaatacgcagatcgaaggccacattaTAGAAAaggcgttcattggattgtggaattttttgtactaaatttgttgaatgccttgtaactggtAGTGACCTTtgttgtctaactgtgccaaacatgaaactgtttagacaacaatatgtgctggaactttgggccaataaatacttttgctaaataaaaaaatatatatttcgttcttgtacttttgagttaatatttgtattcgtttatataatgtttttatgtaatttttatagagagaataacatattataattttaaattttgttataaaataaatactttgtgatattttcaattaaacacggccaaaattgagaaagaatatttgagttaatatttgtattaatttagatacatatcacaaaatattcgtgtagagaaatactcatcgcgcacatatgtttaagcgatcgtttagtaaagtctaaacgatcgtttggtaaagtctaaacgatcttcttaataaacgatgtctaaacgatcttcttaataaacgatcgtttagctgcaagtagttttgcaacatagagaataatcgatactactaattgaaatgccaattgatactaattgaaatgcaacatagagaataatcgaacagccaattgatacttgtgatttatgtaaatatttcaatacataggagtgttggtccataattgaaatgctaattgttttctaaagtaggacatgttttcttgacataatgtatctaaaccaacaccagcagctatgtactcaaaatacttaattgtgaatacgtcacaatcactattatttcgttgaaatggaattgagtcaacaatgacaactggccaaggttccttgtatgtcgatgatctacctctcctatcaaagaagccagtactatctaacaactttggcaccaactgtcgAATGAGCAGTAATATGTTTGTGATCTCTTCAGCAGTTGaaagtgacggaagcgaatcccataccttcactttaacttaccaaatccaagcataatagaacccaatggttgacatggacattgaatggagagtaaacgtaatcaacacttgcccaaggatcttggaagtcctcttttgacccgacaacatagtcaaccaacctatactcttcgtcccagtcaaacgggtgattctctttaatacattctttgtataagggccacttcgaaactaaaatgcgctgcaaagaaaaatatacaaacgtaaatatcagaccgaaagacaaatatcaaatgcaaatacatacataaagtaacgtgacgattccaaaccataaagattgtgtctgcagttgtgaagttctgagaagaaggtatcccgactgccttaatcttcaagcaaatgaaaagaaaaagtgcatccaaatgctaatagaaacaaaagtaagcagtaaatgtttagaaccataacaatgaaaaaattataattgcataaatgataagataatcccttacctcatccgccaaccaccggcgacacataaacaagtctctgaaaaaagccttcgattttttcccatgaaaggtttcacgcagctcatcgtctgtacgcttgtctgtaatccaagctcgaagtctatctaaatggacgtcaagtattttgtgcataggatcataaacaattggttcatactgagaggtgctggtggttgatgtcacaaACCGTTttggtagagttgtgaatggggttgataggtaaacacttgcacgcttcctacgggcgggccgaacgtgtggtcgttgagtgagaaatggttctatctctgtgacgtcctcatcgtcaacgacatctattggctcctctaaaccaatatcaaccttcttctccaacacattttcgtcgccctatggaagctcataatgcattagtgtggataatgatagaaattaaacatcaatattagcaagaacatggaatcaaaccttctttttaacttcaatgtgttcatcctcctttggcatcctcaaccaattaggggtaccgcctgtgtcaacatcttcggtcttagcattatccacttctttactttctaatgtatgatcgactaagccttcggacaccttgtgatccccttcgtcaccctatggaacctcaaaatgaattagcgagaacatgcaacttaacgtatgagtaattaccaaatatgaaacaactaacgtcaatacacttaacagtttcattcctaacctttctttgaagtccaatgtgcttcaatatggttgacatcatgcccttcaatttgtcaatatctgattttatactattaagttgcccttcaacaacccctactcgatcttggagattccgaatagcctttttcatcttaatcttggacttttgtttcttactctttttgaagtcatcttcatcattaacaacttctcttactctttttgaaccaccattcttcgactaaataatggtagatgagcggaagttttcaaaaagttcacctgaagcaattttcaactgctcctcttcaggtgtcatctcaatgaccgccttaattataaactgcaaatagaaaaaggcaaatgtatttaggacaaagaaataagcacaaaatcatgcgatccttaagtaagttactattgcttgctacttaccattggcgagtcaaacacctggcttatagtttgggactttggtgattgttggcacacccacctcagcattcgtggtatgacatgatcgtttactttatctacaccacatccaatgatggttggtatagactcatatgcccaaacctattcgacatttgactaacaagtttaggaagtgccacaagatatatatagatatataaacaagtggtttcaCAATCGTTTCAAAACAACTATAcaatcgtttaacataactaaacgatcgttaaaaaaacaactaaacgatcgtttaaaacaactaaacgatcgtttaaataactaaactatcgtttaaaataactaaacgatcgtttaaaagttttgaagtaagaagtaagaagtcacatacctgtaatgcatgcggaaatccattgatagtatatttttttgtttgtgttgatttcttctttcccttggcatattgcttgtccaaggctcttttcaaggcaTTTAGCGTacgtacaaaaacaatccgaccccaatcataattattaaatgtattccaatcatcagcaatcttgaaaaaaccaatgtccactttAGTTCccctatcttttcccaacaaagatatctctataaagtagactaaagctaatttcacaatatcatcgtcatcaccctcgtattccaaaaatatatcctctaagtcgctaacataaatacactccttgtctttgaaaaacttctccaacagtcgactattcccaaccaactgaatatagtcctctttaggaccccatagtccagttatgatgttaaactctctcctaccgaaagtacaaacaacgccccctagtaagaaacttatagaatcctttccttcatcttccacatcctttaacagtaagtagtggatgagtggcccattaaagacaatatttaggtccaaaaagtgcccaaactttgttttcctaaataagactaattgatcgggtttgagtttggccttaatattatgtgttgtcttttctaaatgagacaaacaacttactaaggaataaaaatgatgggaaggattaatcttgtacaaggatccgtcggtcgatgtcgatgtcgatgtcatgattgaagcctgaagaaaaaggaacaaattccagcaaataagtcgattccaaaaccaaacatttacagcaaatatattgaaaatgggttacagataaaactcactgaaataagagaacacgctcaaagttgattcttaggttcgaaaaggagaagcgacgaaatgcactggaggactGACGACAaacgaacagtcggagtatcttcgaagagcagagcggaaaatttcaaaagccaacgaaaggagatgttttttttttacttcaggtgttttatgtgaaagagaaggaaaagcgaacgtgggtaggcgaaaaatcaatagagagcgatagaaatttaatgaagggcatttttgtccattcacacccaaattgtcctaaaagtctttcttttgaaaacttgtcccaaaattcatttaaagctctttttttaacctatttttggcaatttcccctAATTGTTCAATGTTGTTCttttatgttatttgatttatgaatcCAATGATCTATTTGTAAATGTGATTTGATTGAGGTTGAATTTAATTAGGTTATTGTTTTACTTCTAATAAGAATAAATGATTTTGTAGCTTCGGTAACATAATTTAATCATTAATTTGCTTTACTTAAATGCAATAATGAATGGTTATAACATTAATtatcaattaaatttaagaGTCATTCCAACTACTTTAATTCTCTAGAAAACTACATGAaactattttattaattgtttaaaaataaaattatgggAGAAACCTTTTCacatttttattattgaatggtAAACTTATCACCAAGTGAACTATGAGAAAACTTAAAATCAAAAGGTAAAATGGACTAACAAAATTTATGAGTTTGAaaacattttatcaaaaaatatatttttctctgATTGGTGCAAAGCATTGTTCTACATTCATACAAACA
It includes:
- the LOC127149535 gene encoding uncharacterized protein LOC127149535, producing MVFNGQLIHHFLLRQIPEDGNADGICFSVLGKNVRFTQKEFNIITGLWPTNNPLEKDCDSKRLQSLLFGSENKKLITCLEIEEIFKNFEFTNDDDAVKVALAVFIETVMVGKDKKTQFDMDIMGRVDDEEAFKSFDWSTFFYTRLLNSLKTSLQGKKEAYELKKTRSSKAVSYYNIKGYVLAFQVWAYEVLSTANEHLATRNSKGLIPRILRWNCTQAPSYKMLHKNIYDNKNILCGYCFWRFEIFLLGFAPYWGLLLDIKKGPFIIIENLSFPGGAYMFQVGVV